The following is a genomic window from Candidatus Obscuribacter sp..
GTTTTTGCGCGCCAGAGTGTTTAAGGCGGCGCCAATATCTGAGCTAAAGGTGTTACCTTATGACCAGCTCCCGTTTATATGCGGAGCGGCTTTTGTTGCGCTTTTGGCCGGTACAGCGGTGGGTCTTTTGACCAGTGGTCTTTTGCCCGGGCTATCGTGGTGTCTCTTTGGTGTGTCGTCTATCCAGGCGTGGCTCACTGCAGCAGTTGTTTATATACCGCTGCGTCTAATCGAGCATAGGCGACTGGGCGTCTAAAGCGACTGAGCGTCTGAGTTTTTATTTTTTAAATTGCTGTAGGCGTGGATCTACCTGTGGTGGCACATGGCGCTCCTGTCCTCTTTGTTGATGAGGATTGGGTTGCTGTGCTGGCGGTGCGAAGTGCCGCTCTGGGCGATGCATCGGTGGTTGTTGTACTACCGGTGGGCGCTCCATTGGACGTGCTACGGGTGGAGCCACTCTCTGTTGTTCTGGGCGCGCTACAGGTGGTGCCACTCTCTGTTGTTCAGGTTGTCTATCGATGCGTGGATTAAAACGGTTATCGCGTTGTTGATCGTTTGGTCTTATGTCCAGCCTGGGATCATGGGCGCGTGGTATGGCACCAGGATTAATACGAGGTTGTTCTACACGCGGCTGTTGTATCCGGGGTTGCTCAATACGAGGTTGTTCAATACGAGGTTGTTGCAGGCGTGGATCTCTGTCGCGTGGCATATTGCGCGGGTCCATGCGTGGATCAATTCTCTGGTCATTTCTAGGGTCCAAGCGAGGATCCATACGAGGATCGCGACGCTGCTGGTCAAGGCGAGGATCCATGCGTGGATCTATGCGCGGATCCATACGAGGATCTCGACGCTGCTGATCATAACGTGGGTCAAAGCGTGGGTCCATACGAGGGTCCTGGCGCTGCTGGTCATAGCGAGGGTCATAACGTCTGTCGTTACCGCGACCAGTCAGACCTGGTATGAGTTGTCTTGGATCAAAGGGCAAGCCGGGAATCATGTCGCGTCCTCTACCATGATTGCCGTGATGAGGCATGATTTGTCCGGGTTGTCCCCAAAAATAAGGCTGTGTCTGTTGTTGCTGTCTCCAGCTGGGATCTTGCCATTGTCTCTGGAAGTCGCCGCGCCCGGACATCCAGCCGTTTTCGCGGCGCAGTTGGCGCTCCATAAACATGCGTTCTTCGTAGGAGTTACCGCTGCGATAATGATCATATCTTTGATGCGAAAGAATGCCACCGATGATGAGGCCAGTAATGGCGGCAAAGGGGTCGATGGGTGGTCTGCCATCACCATAGCGGTCGTCGCCGTATGCACTATCTGGTCCGCAAGATGGTGGTTGGGTTTGGATCTCGGCTATCTGTTCAGGGCCATCTGGTGTCGCCATAGTGACGTTGCGAAACCCAGTGTCGCAGCCGTTTTGATCAATTTCTGCCTGGATCATCAGATCTCCGGCACCACCAGGTATGACTCTATCTTTGGTGGTACGAATCAAATCTATCGCTTCACTTTTGGACAATTGCGATAGCTGGTCACGCATCTCTGCCGCAGCTGATTTAGGGTCTTCGGCCATGATATTAGCCAGGCGGCGGGATTCGTAATCGGTATATTCCATGCGTTCTCCTCGACCTTCAGTACCCTTTATCCGTTGATAAAGGGTTTAGTAAGTTGTATTAGCCAGCGGATAGTTACGCTCTAAGGGAGGAGTGGATTTTGCGTATATAAACCAGCGCCAGGCAACTTGCTTTGTTGCTTGTTGCTCATCTTAATTTGGAAAAGTAATCGAGTTGTTAATTACTCGACTGGGTCTTCGTAGTTGCCGCATCGGGAGAGGCCGCCGCAGGCAAATTGTTGCCTGTATTAGTGCCGTTAGATTTGGGTTGCGCCAGGGTCGAGTGATTCTTCATCCAATCGAGCAAACTTTCTAGCAAGTTTACTTTGAATTGGCCTTCTTCAAAGACGAGATGCTCGGACTTGCCAATCAAAACCAGGTTTTTGTCGTCGTTGCCAATCGCCTTGAATAGCTTGATTGTGCCTTCAGGACGGATAAGTAAGTCGTGAACACCCTGATACATCAATACCGGCGTGGTCTTTACCTGTCTTGCCAGGATGTGATTGCGCGAAAGAAAGCTCTTAAATCCGAGCAATTCTTTGGCTGTGGCAGTCATGCGACTCTCTGGGTCTTCGGACCAGGCGGTGCGCAGATCTTTGTCTTGTGTCGCACGTTTGACTACTACGGTGGAGACATCAATTAGTTTGCGGCTGCCGGTAAGCAAGCTCAGTGCTACTTTTGTAGAGGTGAGCCATTGGCTATAGCGCTGTTCTGATGGCACTGCCGCAATCAAACCTTCGACCAGCTCCGGGTGCTGAGCGCAAAACTGCAACGCCATAGAACCACCCATTGATTCTCCTAGCAAAAAGACTGGCTTTTGCGGAAAAGTATCGCGGATAGCAATAATCGAGTCGTCGAGGTCATCCAGACTCTTTTCTAGATCAATACGGTCACGGGCTTTTAGAGCAGTGTAAGCGCCAAAGCCACGCACGTCATACGAAAAAACCACATAGCCGCGCTGGCTGAGGGACTCACCGAGGTCTTTAAATGAATGTTTGTGCAGACCAAAGCCCGGTACGCAGACAACGATACCGAGGATGTCTTGTCTGGGATCGGCCCAGATAGTACTGGCTGGCTCCATAACGGCAATGCGCGCACGTTGCCAGGGCAATGTGCTTGTAGGTGGAGCGTTATCTATGCCTATGGGATTTTTTGCAGTAGTCGGATATGTTGTCAGACCGGTGTGCGAGCCTGGTTTGAGATAAGTGATATCTGGGATGTCACCAAGATCGCCAAAGGCTCTTTCGTAGATTGCCTTTTTAAGCGCCTCAGCAGAGAGTGTCTTGGGCGCATTGAAAGCATTATTGCCGTTGGCAGTGTTATTTGTAGCTGCTGCTTTTTCTCTATCAAAAACGTGAGTCCAATGTCTCATTAATCTGACATAGTTGGCATTGCGAAATATCCACACGGAGCGGTCAAAGCAAGCTTTGGCTTGTTGCTTTTGATTGAGTTTTGTATGCAAATCGGACAGCACGCGCAGAGTCCAGCCGTAAGGGGTGGCGTCGGCGCCATAGCGCTGACGGTCGAGGTAGGCGACTTCTTGGTAGAGAGGCAGTGCCTTTGCGTATTGCCGGTCCTTAAAATAGCTGGCACCAAGACCTTCCAGGCTGCGCAGGAGGACTTCTTCTGATACTTTGCCGGAATTATAGCTATTGATAGCGTGTTCAAAGTATGGCTGGCTATCGGTGTGCCTGTCGAGTTCGTAGAGCACTTCGCCAATATCACAGCAAGTCTCGGCCAGTAACTCTTCACGCTCCGCGTGTTGTGCTACGGCGCTAGAGATAGTGCTTTGTTTTTTTTCGCTGCCTTGCAAAATAGCGTGGGCGCGTTTGAGATAGCTCAAAGCTGGTTGGTAGTCACCGTTTTGGTAGGCTGAGTCACCGGCAGCAATCAATGCTTTGATGTGCTCAATCGGTGCTAGACCCTTACTAATGGTCGCTCTGTGGAAGTCATTGTAAGCATCGGGAAATTTGCCCTGGGCATAGCATTTGAGTCCAAGCTCCATGAGCTGGTGCGCAGCATGAGTCTTTGCCAGGCTCTCTGGATGAGCTGAGTGCTGACTGTGGGCCTCTTTGGATAGCGGCTTGCTAGTGCCATTGGCGGCTGGAGCTGCCTGAGCGGCGCCACTGACAGAAGTGATCGGCGTCAGACTCAATGAGACAGCGGTGAGCGCAATTGAGACAGTTACTTTGTTGGGCAAAAAGGTTAACATTGGTTTTGATATTACTTGCGCTTTGCAACGGCTGAGATCAGACAATACTCTTAGCTTATCCAATTGACTACCCAATCTGTGCCTTAAAATCGGTTAGAATGCCCGGGTACACTTGCCTTATTGAAGCGAGTCCGACCTTATTGCGACAAATGGCTTATAAGTACAGTTATATGGTTAGCCTAATAAAGGATGTAGAAATGATTGGTCAAAAGCTGCACTTTTCAGATAGCCGGGTAAAACTGTCCAGACGTCAAATTTTTGCCAATCTCCAAAAGTCCTTTGCTGCTGCTGCTTTTGCCTGCGCTGTTACGCTTGCAGCTGGCGCTGTTGCTACCCAACCAGCCTGGGCCGATGCCGGTCTCACCTATGACGGAGACCATGATGTAGTGGTATTGCCTGGTTGTGATTTTGCTTTGCGTTTTAACAACAAGACTTTTGTCCCAGTCAGAGCCGAGATCATGGACGATAAGTATGTGGGCTTTATGAAAATTGCTCCCGAAAAAGCAATCCGTATTTTTGAAGATTACGGCTCAGCAAACATGAAGAGCACACCAGAGCAAATCATAGTAGAAAGCTATGATGTCGGCAAAATTGGTGCCTTTGGTATGAGTCGCTTTCATAAGGATTTTGTCGCCAATAATCGTGTGCGCGAAGTGCAATTTACAAACGCTCGTGTGGCTAAAGAAACCGGTCTATCAGACAATGCTTTTCTTGGTATCAATTCTGCTAAGAGCTACGAAGTCGCTCCCAAAAGTGGCGAAACTCCCTATTATCTGTATGTCCTGCTCAGTGGTAGTCACATGAACTGCTATGCACGTAAGATGCGCGGTACAAGCGGTACTTTTGATAACGATCCTGCTGTGATTATTACTCAAGTGCGCGTGGGCAATACCAAAGATTGCCTGAGCAATGTGCCATGGCCGGGCGCTGACACCAAGCCCGCTGCTGACGGAGCTACTGACGCCAACAAGCCATCCACTAATTAGTCTGCGGTTTTGGTGCTACAAAATCTAATTGGGCGTCGCAAGCAAGCCAGATATAATCTGGGTTTGAGCGTTTTGTGCGCATTTTTATCCAGCAATGTTTTTTTTGCTGCTGCTCATGGCGCGCCCGGTAATACTGCTCAAAAACAAGTAAACACACCTCTTTTGCCTCATGCTAACAAAGTCAAATCATCGGCTGATTTGCATGATGTAAAAATAGATTGGTTTATGCCACCGGGCATAACGACCAGTACAAGCCAGAAGTTACCGGTGGTACTTATCTATCACGGCTCTGGTGGTCTGGGCGATGATGCCGCTGGTGGCAATGGTCGTGGCTTTTTTGCAGAGCTGGCAAAGGCTCTGGCGGTCAAGCACAGGGTTTGTGGCGTGGTGCACTATATGGATAGTACCGGGCACCAATCTGCTAGCGCACAACAAATGGCTCGCTATTTTGGTGCATGGCTTGGCGCCGTGCAAAGGTCTATTAAAGCGGTACGCCAGTATCCCTTTGTCTCCCCTGATCGAGTGACCTTGATAGGACACAGTCTGGGTGCACAGTTAGCGCTGGAAGCCGCCGCCAGAGATAAGCAAATCCACTCGGTAGTGGATATGGCTGGCTGCTTTGTGTTGCCGACAAGCAAAGTCTCTGCTATGCCACCGGTATTGGTGCTGCACGGCAAGCTCGATAATGTAGTGCCTTTGTCTCGCGAAAAGGCATTGATCAAAGTGTTAGAGCGAGTAGGTAGTAAATACGAGGAGCACATTTATCCGCGCGGTGATCATGCCTTTAATGGGGTGGCATTTGATGAAATTGTGCAGACCACTGACAAGTTTTTACTAAAATACTGATCTTGCCAAAACAGTTGCTAAAGTGTTGGTCGCCGTTGTATGGTGCAATCAGGCAGACCTAGACTCACATCATGCAAAAGTTGTGGCAAAAATCAAACAGTAAGCAAGGTTTGTGGCTCAAAATTTGTGCCGCAATGATACTGCCGCCTGTTGCTCTCTTGGGCTATGCAGCCTGGTGGGGTGTAGCTTATCGCCTGCCGCGGGCGCAAGATAAGACTATCGATATGCGCTCTGTCACTTATGGTCAGGCGCGCCAGCTGGTATTTTGTGCTGGGCTAGCTAACAATCCGCATGGTTATCCTGGGCATGCTTATGTGATCTGGCCTGAAGCTGACAAGCCCATTACAGATAGCACAGAGACTTTAGGGTATTGTCCGGCAGAATTTTGGAGTATTGTCCCCTCCGTCTACGAGCCTGTGTCCGGAGTTGTGGATGAGCGCGCTGCCACTGGCAACGGACGTAATGTAGAGCGCTTGATAGTATGGGTAGACCAAAAGACCTTTGACCATACACGCCGCCTGGCGCGTCAGTGGGACAATAAGGGGTTTCGCACGGGGAGTCGTGACTGCTGCGCCTTTGTCGATTATATTGCTCAGGGGGCTGGTCTCACTGTGCCTGCGCAAAAGTATCTATATCCGCATGATCATATCCATTTGCTCAAAGAGCTAAACTCAGGTCGTGAGCCAGTTGAGAGCACTGTATCGGCGGAGTGAATGTGAGTTTTTGGCGTGACTTCGATTTTGCTTTTGGCGGTTTTGTCCCAGCGCGACTCGTTAACCGCCTGCTACTGGTGGGATAAATACCACTTCGTCGTTATTTTGCAGTACCGTTTGCCAATCTACAAAACAATCGTTGATGGCTACTCTTAGAGAGTTTTTGTCCAGACTAAAATTATATCGGTTGTTGAGTTCTTCAAAGAGTGATTGTACGTTCTTAGCTGATGTGGCAACGATCTCGTTGCTCAGACCTGTTTGATCTCGTAGGATTGCAAAATAGCAAATTTTGACATTTAGCAAAGCGGCTGTCCTTTAGTGAGCGTGCTCGTGGTTTATGTGCTGACAATTGACCCACTCAGATCTGCCGTCCGAGTAGGTTTCTTTTTTCCAGATGGGCAGCCGGTGTTTGATCTCGTCGATGATATAGCGACAAGCAGCAAATGCCTCTGAGCGGTGTGCTGAGATGACTCCGACGTAAACGGCTGTCTCGCCTATTTGTAGCAGCCCCTGGCGGTGTACGCAGATGGCGTCATATATGGCAAATTTCTCTTTGACTTCGCTAAAGATGCGATTGGCTTCTGCCACCGCCAATGACTCTGCTGCTTCGTACTCTAGAGTAAGTACAGTGCTGCCTTCGTTATGATTGCGCACACGCCCTTCAAATTCGACAAGAGCGCCAGCGCGGTCGTCCGAGAGCTGTGACCGGAGGTATTGAGTATCAATGGCTGTTTTGGCTATGCTAAACATGCAGGCATTATAGAGCCAGTTGGTGTTTACTAGTTGTTGTTTTAGCTAACTTAATGCCAGCGTATTTCGCTATTGGCCGATGCTCTCCGATAAAAGGTTAGACTATTTTGAAAGTCCCCTACTTCAGAGTATTTTATTGGAATTACCACTTTGCCTTGTGTATTGACAAAGCCCCAGAGATCATTGAAGTTTGCCGCCGCTAGTCCCTCGTGAAAGTCTCGACAATAAGTAAATAGCGAGTCATTTTTGACTTTGGTTTTGCTTGTCTGGACTGGCGCACTCTCGTCTCTAAACAATTCCTGGTACGATTTTTCTTGTGCTGGTTTATTTGAGTTATTATCTGTGACTTGCACGAGCCTGTTGTGTCCTGGGTTAGCTGGATCTGGCTCAATTTTGCAGTCTATCTTGTAGCCGATGTTTGACACTAGGCAACCTCTTATCTCGCTGCCTGTGGAGAAGAATAACTCAAGTGAATCGCCTTTGGCTTTTATGATTTGTGGTGTGCCACAGTAGAGTGAGTCGCCATTGCTGTCTATGATGTCGGTAAAATGCAAGCGATCTAGGTCGTACATAGTTCCAAGTGAAATGTTTGCGTTAAAAGGTTGGACAAGATAGACAGGTAGATTTTTTATAGTTTTACCTGTTTTGTCGATCATTGCGGCGTACTTAAATTGTCCTGTCATGTCAATGGGAAATAAGCTCCCAGCTGGTTTTACAAATGCAGTGCCGCCGTAAAATGGGTTTGCTGCCAGATAAACTGGTTTAATCGCCCAGTTGCCCTTGCTGTCGATATAGCCGTAGCGTCTCGTCACGTTATCCTGTGCTGC
Proteins encoded in this region:
- a CDS encoding alpha/beta fold hydrolase gives rise to the protein MDKLRVLSDLSRCKAQVISKPMLTFLPNKVTVSIALTAVSLSLTPITSVSGAAQAAPAANGTSKPLSKEAHSQHSAHPESLAKTHAAHQLMELGLKCYAQGKFPDAYNDFHRATISKGLAPIEHIKALIAAGDSAYQNGDYQPALSYLKRAHAILQGSEKKQSTISSAVAQHAEREELLAETCCDIGEVLYELDRHTDSQPYFEHAINSYNSGKVSEEVLLRSLEGLGASYFKDRQYAKALPLYQEVAYLDRQRYGADATPYGWTLRVLSDLHTKLNQKQQAKACFDRSVWIFRNANYVRLMRHWTHVFDREKAAATNNTANGNNAFNAPKTLSAEALKKAIYERAFGDLGDIPDITYLKPGSHTGLTTYPTTAKNPIGIDNAPPTSTLPWQRARIAVMEPASTIWADPRQDILGIVVCVPGFGLHKHSFKDLGESLSQRGYVVFSYDVRGFGAYTALKARDRIDLEKSLDDLDDSIIAIRDTFPQKPVFLLGESMGGSMALQFCAQHPELVEGLIAAVPSEQRYSQWLTSTKVALSLLTGSRKLIDVSTVVVKRATQDKDLRTAWSEDPESRMTATAKELLGFKSFLSRNHILARQVKTTPVLMYQGVHDLLIRPEGTIKLFKAIGNDDKNLVLIGKSEHLVFEEGQFKVNLLESLLDWMKNHSTLAQPKSNGTNTGNNLPAAASPDAATTKTQSSN
- a CDS encoding dienelactone hydrolase family protein — encoded protein: MCAFLSSNVFFAAAHGAPGNTAQKQVNTPLLPHANKVKSSADLHDVKIDWFMPPGITTSTSQKLPVVLIYHGSGGLGDDAAGGNGRGFFAELAKALAVKHRVCGVVHYMDSTGHQSASAQQMARYFGAWLGAVQRSIKAVRQYPFVSPDRVTLIGHSLGAQLALEAAARDKQIHSVVDMAGCFVLPTSKVSAMPPVLVLHGKLDNVVPLSREKALIKVLERVGSKYEEHIYPRGDHAFNGVAFDEIVQTTDKFLLKY
- a CDS encoding MoaD/ThiS family protein; this encodes MLNVKICYFAILRDQTGLSNEIVATSAKNVQSLFEELNNRYNFSLDKNSLRVAINDCFVDWQTVLQNNDEVVFIPPVAGG
- a CDS encoding molybdenum cofactor biosynthesis protein MoaE — encoded protein: MFSIAKTAIDTQYLRSQLSDDRAGALVEFEGRVRNHNEGSTVLTLEYEAAESLAVAEANRIFSEVKEKFAIYDAICVHRQGLLQIGETAVYVGVISAHRSEAFAACRYIIDEIKHRLPIWKKETYSDGRSEWVNCQHINHEHAH